The Nicotiana tomentosiformis chloroplast, complete genome region TATGAATCCAAATCTGCCGAATCACTCATGTTATGATCTTCTACATCCTGGGTCTTCCCGTTCCGTCATCTGGCTTATGTTCTTCATGTAGCATTCAGACCGAATGACTCTATGAAATTACGTCGATACTTCCACATATTATGGGTAACGTAGGAGACATCTCTATTTTTCCTCCGGGGAATCTTTAGAATTCCCACTGCTTAACTTTCAATTCGCCTCTGACCATCAAATGAAATGTGAATAACCCGTCCTCCTCTCTTTGAAAGAAGGGGCGCTTCCGGTTCTGTCGGTGCTTGAAACAATTTTGTCTTCTCCATATTACTATATCTCTAGAGTCAATAATTTTATATGAGGAACTACTGAACTCAATCACTTGCTGCCGTTACTCTTCAGTTTTCTGTTGAGGTCTATCCTGCAGAGGTACTCAAATTGGATCAGTGATCGATTTCTAGGTTTCGTCGTAAACCTAATTGGTTATTTCCAATTACGTAAATCAATAGTTCAAACCGCACTCAAAGGTAGGGCATTTCCCATTTTTATAGGAACTTCTGTACCAGAAACAATGGTATCTCCAATTATAGCCCCTCTGGGATGTAAAATATATCTCTTCTCACCATCCCCATAGTGTATGAGACAAATGTATGCATTTCGATTAGGGTCGTATTCTATGGTTACGATTCTACCATATATGTCTTTTTCATTCCGTCGAAAATCGATTTTACGGTATAGACGCTTATGACCTCCCCCTCTATGCCTTGCGGTAATGATTCCTCTGGCATTACGACCTTTACCACAATGATGCTGTCCATAGATCAAATTATTTCGTGGATTGGATTTCACTTGACTGTCTACGGTTCCATTGCGTGTGCTCGGGGTAGAAGTTTTGTATAAATGTATCGCCATGCTATTAAGTATTTTTATTTAAGTTCTTTTCTTTCTAAGAGGTGGAATAGAATAACCCGGTTGAAGCGTAATGATCATACGTCTGTAATGCATTGTATGTCCCATAATAGGTCCCATTCTTCTACTCTTTCCCGGAAGTCGATGACTATTCATAGCTATTACCTTGACACCAAAGAAGAGTTCGACCCAATGCTTTATTTCTGTCCTAGTTGATCCTGATTCGACATTAGAAGTATATTGATTTTTCCCCAATAACCGAATACTTTTGTCTGTAAATACTGCATAT contains the following coding sequences:
- the rpl23 gene encoding ribosomal protein L23; translated protein: MDGIKYAVFTDKSIRLLGKNQYTSNVESGSTRTEIKHWVELFFGVKVIAMNSHRLPGKSRRMGPIMGHTMHYRRMIITLQPGYSIPPLRKKRT